The following coding sequences are from one Candidatus Nanopelagicus hibericus window:
- a CDS encoding MBL fold metallo-hydrolase translates to MLVDRVVAPYFETNCWVLATQPASECIIVDPGMARPNLVRTIVDMVNEHKLKPVAVLITHGHLDHFFSVLPLTIEIPMRTYITGADRFLLSNPMGALDSGGVSEQFLSAFGSKNFKEPSDVIELDDFSTFQIAGLSITSIFAPGHTKGSVIFTIDNQQLISGDVLFAGGIGRTDLPTGSAADMRKTLRERVLTLPDGLNVLPGHGGQTTIAIERMRNPYLQDDFLDQKGR, encoded by the coding sequence ATGCTTGTAGACAGGGTAGTGGCGCCTTACTTCGAAACAAATTGCTGGGTATTAGCAACCCAACCCGCATCTGAATGCATAATTGTTGACCCAGGCATGGCTCGGCCTAATTTAGTAAGAACAATTGTTGACATGGTCAATGAGCATAAATTAAAGCCGGTTGCTGTTCTTATCACGCATGGACACTTAGATCATTTCTTTTCAGTGTTGCCGCTAACTATTGAGATTCCAATGCGAACCTATATCACTGGTGCAGACCGTTTCTTGCTTTCCAATCCAATGGGAGCGTTAGATAGCGGTGGCGTGAGTGAACAGTTTTTATCAGCTTTTGGCAGCAAGAATTTCAAGGAACCATCTGATGTTATTGAGTTAGATGATTTCTCCACTTTCCAAATTGCAGGACTTTCTATTACCTCGATTTTTGCTCCTGGCCACACCAAAGGATCTGTCATTTTCACGATTGATAATCAGCAATTGATTTCTGGTGATGTGCTCTTTGCTGGCGGCATAGGTAGAACCGATTTACCTACCGGCTCCGCTGCTGATATGCGAAAAACCTTACGTGAGCGAGTTTTGACACTACCTGATGGTCTAAATGTCCTGCCTGGACATGGTGGGCAAACTACAATCGCCATAGAACGAATGCGAAATCCATACCTGCAAGATGATTTCCTAGATCAGAAGGGGCGGTGA